The Brevibacillus humidisoli DNA segment GGGGGACGATCCAGTTGTATCGCCACCAACAGCTTCACCGAACGCTCCCCCTCCGTTTCCAGCAGGCGGAAGAACAGGTGGTCCACATTGCGGGTGAGTTGGAAGGAACGATAGAGGAGTGAGTAAACGTCGCCGTAGAGCAGGTGTTCTTCCAGTCGTTCGGACGGCGTGACAGCAATATCCACATACAAGGAATCGTTCTGCCACTTTACATGCTTTATCTTATAATGAGTTGGTAGCATTGTAAATAAATCAACCAGATTTTGCTCGCTCAAGAACAGCGGCGTATACGGGCGATAAGCCGCGATCTCGCCGCCGCTGCCGCTCCGGGGCACCGTGGGGACTAGTGAAATAATGAAGGCAAGGCAAGTCGATACAGCAATCGCCGCTAACATGTTGCGGGGCATAGACAATCCTCCTCTCCTCACCATTTTACAAATAAAAAAAGCAGGCTATGCCTGCTTCTGCGGAACTACTCTTCTGTTGTGTCGACAATGCCGTGCCGGGTCAGAATCTCCGCTTTTCCGCGCACCTTAATCGCTGAGGTGTGCTCGGTAAACTGGGCCAGCATCACTTCACCCTTGTCCAGCTTTTCCGTATGGTGAAAGCGGGTATCCGTTCCGCGGGTCAATCCAATCACGTGGACACCGTTTTCCTTTGCCTTGATGACAAAAAAGTCCTGATGGTTATAAACGTTTGGAGACGCATCTTTTCGCTGATCCAACGTAGCTCCCCCTCTTGGCTTGATTCCTATCTATTACTATCGCTTAGTTTGCCTGCTGATGTCAAACGGTTTCTGCCACGAGGGGGGGCGATACGCTATACACGGCGATGGATGTGCCTATCGGGGTTACTCTTTTTAGTCGGCTTGCTGGGAAGCTTTAAATTCCTCCAGCTTTTTCATTTTCAATGGCTTCAGCTTTTTGCCAGCTTTTACGTTCTTTTTGGAGAGGGACCAGGTATTCTCCGATTCGTCTCGTTGGAACCAGTAGATGTAGTTTTTGCCGTCTTCGGTTGCCTTGAAAAGGACGAACGCCTCTTTCAGATCTTCTTTGTTGATGAACAAGCCTGGCTTGATGTCTCCTTGTTTGATGTCTTTGTCTTTTCCCAATACTTTGGAATAAACCGTGCTGAAAAGTTGTTGAGCCGAGTCTTCCGAGAGTTCTTTTATCTCCTCTGAATCAGCGTGCAAGTCATAGTATTGGTACTTCTCCTTGTCAATCCCAAATACCGCCATCCCATCGTCATACGCTTCAAACAACTTTTTGTTGATTTCCTTGTAAACGTAATCCATCCATGCTTTCTCTTCAGCCGTCTTGGGTGTGAAGTGATCCGTATCAGCTTCTGTGGAAGATACCGCGATTCCTGTGATGGTCAAGGCAGCAACCAGAACACCTATTATGAGATACCTATGAACTTTCATCAGTCATCCCTCCATTTATCATTAATCGAATCTCGCCAAAAAATATGCCTGTTATATACCTGGGTGAGTTTTTTCATCACTGTCCTTATCGGAGTACTCGTATCTTCCTCCTTCCCAAACCATTCCTCGCACAGTAAGGGCCCAAGTTATTCTATCTCCCTCCCGATCACTCTTTAAGGTTTGTGTGACAGGACTACTTGTTCCACTTTCTTCGTTAGACCCTACAAAATAAGCATCACTTGTGAAGTGAGTAACATTGACAAGCAACTGGTCTCCCGTATTGCTTCCAGACCCGTATACTTTTCCAGTACCGTTTGCGATATAATAGTCACTACCCTCCGAAAAACTGATCGTGGCGTAGGCAGACACTCCGTCCCACGCCGCAGCTGGCAGGCTTGCCGAAAAGACAATCGTCGATGCAAGTAATGACATCCTTAATTTGGTCCACAATTTCTGATGCATAGGAAATCTCCCCTCCATTCACGT contains these protein-coding regions:
- the mtrB gene encoding trp RNA-binding attenuation protein MtrB; the protein is MDQRKDASPNVYNHQDFFVIKAKENGVHVIGLTRGTDTRFHHTEKLDKGEVMLAQFTEHTSAIKVRGKAEILTRHGIVDTTEE